One window of Agromyces rhizosphaerae genomic DNA carries:
- a CDS encoding fumarylacetoacetate hydrolase family protein: MRIANLSGRLVLVDGTVALDVHTASAGRFGPSPSDAFADWGAFSQWAQQVDVATHAQRAPFSTADLGAPSPLPRQVVAVGLNYADHAAESGLPLPDEPVVFTKFASSVAGPEVSVRLPGETVDWEAELVIVVGRGGRDIAREDALSRIAGLTVGQDLSERSVQWQATPPQFSMGKSFENFTPTGPVIATLDEFADPDRLAISATIIAADGTSTRVQDGSTDQLVFGIAELVSRLSRTLELLPGDLIFTGTPPGVGAGMDPKRFLVDGETLVTEIEGIGSIVQRFHA; encoded by the coding sequence GCACGGTCGCACTCGACGTCCACACCGCGAGCGCCGGTCGATTCGGCCCCTCACCGTCCGACGCCTTCGCGGACTGGGGCGCGTTCTCCCAGTGGGCGCAACAGGTCGACGTGGCGACGCACGCGCAGAGGGCGCCGTTCTCGACCGCCGACCTCGGCGCGCCGTCGCCGCTCCCGCGCCAGGTCGTCGCGGTCGGCCTCAACTACGCCGACCACGCCGCGGAGTCCGGGCTGCCCCTGCCCGACGAGCCCGTCGTCTTCACGAAGTTCGCCTCGTCGGTGGCCGGTCCGGAGGTGAGCGTGCGCCTCCCCGGCGAGACCGTCGACTGGGAAGCGGAGCTCGTCATCGTCGTGGGTCGTGGGGGGCGCGACATCGCGCGCGAGGACGCCCTGTCGAGGATCGCCGGATTGACCGTCGGGCAGGACCTCTCCGAGCGCTCGGTGCAGTGGCAGGCGACGCCGCCGCAGTTCAGCATGGGCAAGTCGTTCGAGAACTTCACCCCGACCGGCCCGGTGATCGCGACCCTCGACGAGTTCGCGGACCCCGACCGGCTCGCGATCTCCGCGACCATCATCGCCGCCGACGGCACCTCCACCCGCGTACAGGACGGTTCGACCGACCAGCTCGTGTTCGGCATCGCCGAGCTCGTGTCGCGCCTGAGCCGCACACTCGAGCTGCTGCCCGGCGACCTGATCTTCACCGGCACGCCGCCCGGCGTCGGTGCGGGCATGGACCCGAAGCGATTCCTGGTGGACGGGGAGACGCTCGTGACCGAGATCGAGGGCATCGGATCGATCGTGCAGCGTTTCCACGCCTGA